In one Gemmatimonadaceae bacterium genomic region, the following are encoded:
- a CDS encoding amidohydrolase produces the protein MKRHLFPSAACALVVAAGTIPMAGHVHDPVSEVDAQYPRSEALYLDLHRHPELSFHETETAAKLAAALREAGFDVTTGVGRTGIVGVLKNGAGPTVLLRTELDALPVTENTGLPYASTVRTKDDAGNDVGVMHACGHDAHMAAWIGTARIMAATRNQWRGTLVVIGQPAEETVAGARAMIADGLLTRFPHPDYAIAVHDDARLPAALIGYHAGPILTNADAVTIKIFGRGGHGARPDATIDPVVIAARTVLSLQTIVSREISPFDPAVVTVGSIHGGTKNNIIPDDVTLQLTVRSYTDPVRKHLLASIERITKAEAMAAGAPREPSITYGPPTNALVNDSALTRRVAAALEKQLGTTRVKDAPPEMASEDFAEFQGAGIPTLMLRVGAVEQSKYDAAMRSGAQLPSLHSAQFAPDREPTIKSAMLAELVALRELMPVK, from the coding sequence ATGAAGAGACACCTGTTCCCAAGCGCCGCGTGCGCGCTCGTCGTTGCCGCCGGCACCATCCCCATGGCCGGCCACGTGCACGACCCGGTCAGCGAAGTCGACGCGCAGTATCCGCGGTCCGAAGCGCTGTACCTCGATTTGCACCGGCATCCGGAGCTCTCGTTTCACGAAACGGAAACGGCGGCGAAGTTGGCCGCGGCGTTGCGCGAGGCCGGGTTCGATGTAACAACCGGCGTCGGACGCACCGGCATCGTCGGCGTGCTGAAGAATGGCGCCGGCCCAACCGTGTTGCTCCGAACGGAGCTCGATGCGCTTCCGGTCACGGAGAATACCGGTCTGCCATATGCGAGCACCGTCCGCACGAAAGACGATGCCGGGAACGACGTCGGTGTGATGCACGCCTGCGGGCACGACGCGCACATGGCCGCATGGATCGGAACGGCGCGGATCATGGCGGCGACGCGCAACCAGTGGCGGGGCACGCTCGTCGTCATCGGACAGCCGGCCGAAGAAACAGTGGCCGGCGCGCGCGCGATGATCGCCGATGGATTGCTCACACGCTTTCCGCATCCCGATTACGCCATCGCGGTTCATGACGATGCACGCTTGCCGGCGGCGTTGATCGGCTATCACGCCGGGCCAATTCTCACCAACGCCGACGCGGTGACGATCAAGATTTTCGGCCGCGGCGGTCACGGCGCGCGGCCGGACGCGACGATCGATCCGGTCGTCATCGCGGCGCGGACGGTGTTGTCGCTGCAAACGATCGTGTCGCGCGAGATCTCGCCGTTCGATCCCGCCGTCGTGACCGTCGGATCGATTCACGGCGGCACGAAGAACAACATCATTCCCGACGACGTCACCCTGCAGCTCACGGTGCGCTCGTACACCGACCCGGTGCGGAAGCATCTGCTCGCGAGCATCGAGCGCATCACCAAGGCCGAAGCGATGGCCGCGGGCGCGCCACGCGAGCCCTCGATCACGTACGGGCCGCCGACCAACGCGCTGGTGAACGACAGCGCGCTCACGCGGCGCGTGGCCGCGGCGCTCGAGAAACAGCTCGGTACCACGCGCGTGAAAGACGCGCCGCCGGAAATGGCGAGTGAAGATTTCGCGGAATTCCAGGGTGCGGGGATTCCGACGCTGATGCTCCGCGTTGGCGCGGTGGAGCAGAGCAAATACGACGCGGCCATGCGGTCGGGAGCCCAGCTGCCGTCGCTCCACTCGGCACAGTTCGCTCCGGATCGCGAGCCGACGATCAAGTCGGCGATGCTGGCCGAGCTCGTGGCGCTTCGGGAGTTGATGCCGGTGAAATAG
- a CDS encoding M1 family aminopeptidase: MRQRNLFVVLVLAALTAVRAPAQLSAQQPSNPNLERMSNDTYTRSHDYDLVHQRISVRDFDWDSLSFAGRVATTLVARRAAMDSVILDMGARLRVRTITASSGGALRGDRHGDTLVLHLARPAAFGDTLRFTIDYDGRIDNGRGLTFIDRRPTSPRQLWSQGEDMDNHFWFPTYDFPNDKATWELDATVPRGFMAISNGALVGDTPEPNGSHTLHWSQSRPSATYLVSLIVEPLVKVHDAWHNVPVDYYVYPKDSALAWRLFHETPDMIDVYSTLTGIPYPWQKYAQTTVADFFGGMENVSATTLVDWLPDARAYQDRPWYQYILIPHELAHQWFGDYVTTENWANTWLNEGFAEFMPGQYWGRKRGAHAEQDYYADEYHQFLNIERARPMPLASMGSNNIYPKGALVLEMLEHYLGDDRFWAGVHRYLVNHAYAVATTDDLRQAFLDATGENLDWFWREWMYSAGYPAFTVTSSYDASAHRVTLVARQTQRDSLQADSTGMRYVIPETFTMPIDVRVGTASGDVVKHAWIRQREDTIVVDNIRSEPTMIVFDDGNRMLKSLTFEQPTAQLATQLQHDAHLWDREWVLSELVKRPTDAAAARAVADALTNADYPYTRAVAATGMDAFPADVAIPAFTRALRDTSAQVRAAAAGALGGMKDPRALALARAAWDHDSSYAVRAAAVNAIAQLDPSARRDIARQALATRSYQDVIQQAGLGVVARSNDTTLIDDVERIAGEQSLPSRVIEIFAARGNQHAMDLVVKNLNDDRGWVRDWMLTALRSLDGTRRRSFLEGILPRITRSDSRAAIQRALAAAPPGS, translated from the coding sequence ATGCGCCAACGGAATCTGTTCGTCGTTCTCGTGCTCGCCGCACTGACGGCTGTTCGTGCGCCCGCGCAGCTATCTGCGCAGCAGCCGTCCAATCCGAATCTGGAGCGGATGAGCAACGACACGTACACGCGGTCGCACGACTACGACCTCGTGCACCAGCGCATCAGCGTGCGCGACTTCGACTGGGATTCGCTGTCGTTCGCGGGACGGGTAGCGACGACGCTCGTCGCGCGGCGCGCCGCGATGGACTCCGTGATCCTGGACATGGGCGCGCGCCTGCGCGTGCGGACGATCACCGCATCCTCCGGCGGCGCGCTACGCGGCGATCGGCATGGCGATACGCTCGTCCTGCACCTGGCGCGCCCCGCCGCATTCGGTGATACGCTGCGCTTCACGATCGATTACGACGGGCGCATCGATAACGGGCGCGGCCTCACGTTCATCGATCGGCGCCCGACCTCGCCTCGCCAGCTCTGGAGCCAGGGCGAGGACATGGACAATCATTTCTGGTTTCCCACGTACGACTTTCCGAATGACAAGGCCACGTGGGAGCTGGACGCCACCGTGCCGCGCGGATTCATGGCTATCTCGAACGGCGCGCTGGTTGGCGATACGCCGGAGCCGAACGGTTCACATACGCTGCACTGGAGCCAATCGCGTCCGAGCGCGACGTATCTCGTCTCGTTGATCGTGGAGCCGCTGGTGAAGGTGCACGACGCGTGGCACAACGTGCCCGTCGACTACTACGTGTACCCGAAAGACAGCGCGCTGGCGTGGCGGCTCTTCCACGAGACGCCGGACATGATCGACGTCTACTCGACGCTCACCGGCATTCCGTATCCGTGGCAGAAGTACGCGCAGACGACGGTCGCCGACTTCTTCGGCGGCATGGAAAACGTGAGTGCCACGACGCTCGTCGACTGGCTGCCCGACGCGCGCGCGTACCAGGATCGCCCGTGGTATCAGTATATCCTCATACCGCACGAGCTGGCGCACCAATGGTTCGGCGACTACGTCACGACGGAGAATTGGGCGAACACGTGGCTCAATGAAGGATTCGCCGAGTTCATGCCGGGCCAGTATTGGGGTCGGAAACGCGGCGCGCATGCCGAGCAGGACTACTATGCGGATGAGTATCACCAGTTTTTGAACATCGAGCGGGCGCGGCCCATGCCGCTGGCATCGATGGGATCGAACAACATTTATCCCAAAGGCGCGCTCGTGCTCGAGATGCTCGAGCACTATCTCGGCGACGATCGGTTCTGGGCCGGCGTGCATCGCTATCTCGTCAATCATGCGTACGCCGTGGCGACGACCGACGACCTTCGCCAGGCATTTCTCGACGCGACCGGCGAAAATCTCGACTGGTTCTGGCGCGAGTGGATGTACAGCGCGGGCTATCCGGCGTTCACCGTCACGTCGAGCTATGACGCATCAGCGCACCGCGTGACGCTCGTCGCGCGGCAGACGCAGCGTGACTCGCTCCAAGCCGACAGCACCGGCATGCGCTACGTCATTCCCGAGACGTTCACGATGCCCATCGACGTCCGCGTGGGAACGGCAAGCGGCGACGTCGTGAAGCACGCCTGGATTCGCCAGCGCGAAGACACGATCGTGGTGGACAACATACGCTCCGAGCCGACCATGATCGTGTTCGACGATGGCAATCGCATGCTCAAGTCGCTGACCTTCGAGCAGCCGACGGCGCAGCTTGCGACGCAATTGCAACATGACGCCCATCTGTGGGATCGTGAGTGGGTATTGAGCGAGCTCGTGAAGCGGCCTACGGATGCCGCCGCGGCGCGTGCGGTCGCCGATGCGTTGACGAACGCGGATTATCCCTACACGCGTGCCGTCGCGGCGACCGGGATGGACGCGTTTCCGGCCGACGTCGCAATTCCCGCATTCACGCGCGCCCTCCGCGACACGTCGGCACAGGTGCGCGCCGCGGCCGCCGGCGCACTCGGCGGCATGAAGGATCCACGAGCGCTGGCGCTGGCGCGCGCCGCCTGGGATCACGACTCGAGCTACGCGGTGCGCGCGGCGGCGGTGAACGCGATCGCGCAGCTCGACCCGAGTGCGCGGCGAGATATCGCGCGCCAAGCACTCGCCACGCGCTCGTACCAGGATGTGATTCAGCAGGCCGGGCTTGGGGTCGTCGCGCGCAGCAACGATACGACGCTCATCGACGACGTCGAGCGCATCGCTGGTGAACAATCATTGCCGTCTCGCGTCATCGAGATTTTTGCGGCGCGCGGCAATCAGCACGCGATGGACTTGGTGGTGAAGAATCTCAACGACGATCGCGGATGGGTGCGCGACTGGATGCTGACCGCGCTGCGCTCCCTCGATGGGACGAGGCGGCGCTCATTCCTCGAGGGCATCCTGCCAAGGATCACCCGATCGGATTCACGAGCCGCGATACAACGCGCGCTGGCCGCGGCGCCACCGGGCTCGTGA
- a CDS encoding DUF1259 domain-containing protein, with product MHRSTSAFFVLLAFMCSTANAQQSAWSAVESAMGRSAVMQPGDVARFNFPRSDLTVTVGGVTLKPALALGGWVAFKRASDGQSIAMGDLVLLESEVGAVMSALQAGGVEQSALHNHLLGESPHVMYMHIMAHGDAAKIAATIRAALAKSATPLGTPGPAAAPSAADLDTAGIARALGVAGRLNGVVYQVGVPRTETISEMGMEIPSSMGLATSINFQPTGGGKAAISGDFVMRGNEVNAVIRALQAAGIQPVALHSHLIDEEPKLYFMHFWANDDAVKLARGLRAALDQTKSKR from the coding sequence ATGCACCGCAGCACGTCGGCATTCTTCGTCCTTCTCGCGTTCATGTGTTCGACCGCGAACGCGCAGCAGTCGGCCTGGAGCGCGGTCGAGTCCGCCATGGGCCGTTCCGCCGTCATGCAGCCCGGCGACGTGGCGCGATTCAATTTTCCGCGCTCCGATCTCACGGTGACCGTCGGCGGCGTGACGCTCAAGCCGGCGCTTGCGCTCGGCGGCTGGGTCGCGTTCAAACGAGCGAGTGACGGCCAGTCAATCGCCATGGGCGATCTCGTGTTGCTCGAATCCGAAGTCGGTGCCGTCATGTCCGCACTGCAGGCCGGCGGCGTCGAACAATCGGCGCTGCACAATCACTTGCTGGGCGAGTCGCCGCATGTGATGTACATGCACATCATGGCGCATGGCGACGCCGCGAAGATCGCCGCGACCATTCGCGCCGCGTTGGCGAAAAGTGCGACGCCGCTCGGCACTCCAGGTCCGGCGGCCGCGCCGAGTGCCGCGGATCTCGACACAGCCGGCATTGCACGAGCGCTGGGCGTTGCAGGGCGCCTGAACGGCGTGGTGTACCAGGTCGGCGTTCCGCGCACCGAGACCATCAGCGAGATGGGCATGGAGATACCGTCGTCAATGGGCCTCGCCACGTCGATCAATTTCCAGCCGACCGGCGGCGGGAAGGCGGCGATCAGCGGTGATTTCGTCATGCGCGGTAACGAGGTCAATGCCGTGATCCGCGCACTGCAGGCCGCGGGAATTCAGCCCGTGGCGCTCCATAGCCATCTCATCGACGAAGAGCCCAAGCTGTACTTCATGCACTTCTGGGCGAATGACGACGCGGTGAAGCTCGCACGGGGTCTGCGCGCGGCGCTCGATCAGACGAAGTCGAAGCGCTAG
- a CDS encoding deoxyribonuclease IV, protein MAAKKRSAKKTPAKKAPARKAAVKKTPARKSAAKKSSAVKLHPAAKKQMKKPAFNPKTDSANDPNWVAPAWDDDVLLGAHVSIAGGTHEAPRRARAIGASAMQIFTKMANRWAERICADDECRAFRAALGDTRVRDTVAHDSYLINLASPDEKLRRQSVESFVAEFERCEALGLTYLVSHPGNYIDDRESGIRRNADGIAEALSRVPGHTILCMEITSGSGTAIGSTFEDLAALIDGVPSALRGRMGVCVDTCHAYSAGYDIVDAYDDVMRRFDDTLGLDRLKVMHLNDSKTPFNSKRDRHELIGEGSIGERGFRNVMNDERLARVPKIIETPKGTDPTATDAKMLERLRSYVSRA, encoded by the coding sequence GTGGCCGCGAAAAAGCGAAGCGCCAAGAAGACGCCCGCGAAGAAAGCGCCCGCAAGAAAAGCGGCGGTGAAAAAGACGCCCGCAAGAAAATCGGCGGCAAAAAAATCGTCCGCGGTCAAGCTGCACCCCGCGGCGAAGAAGCAGATGAAGAAGCCGGCGTTCAATCCCAAGACGGACAGCGCCAACGATCCGAACTGGGTCGCGCCGGCGTGGGACGACGACGTGCTGCTCGGCGCGCATGTCTCGATTGCCGGAGGCACCCACGAAGCGCCGCGGCGCGCACGCGCCATCGGCGCCTCGGCCATGCAGATCTTCACGAAGATGGCCAATCGCTGGGCCGAGCGGATCTGCGCCGACGACGAATGCCGCGCGTTTCGCGCTGCGCTCGGCGACACGCGCGTGCGCGACACTGTCGCCCACGATTCGTATTTGATCAATCTCGCGAGCCCCGACGAGAAGTTGCGGCGGCAATCCGTGGAGTCCTTCGTGGCCGAGTTCGAGCGGTGCGAGGCGCTCGGGCTGACGTATCTCGTGTCGCACCCGGGCAACTATATCGACGACCGCGAGAGTGGCATTCGCCGCAACGCCGACGGCATCGCGGAAGCGCTGTCCCGCGTGCCAGGCCACACGATTCTCTGCATGGAGATCACGTCGGGCAGCGGCACGGCGATCGGCTCGACGTTCGAGGATCTCGCCGCGCTCATCGACGGCGTCCCCAGCGCATTGCGCGGGCGCATGGGCGTGTGCGTCGACACCTGCCACGCGTACTCCGCCGGCTACGACATCGTCGACGCCTACGACGACGTCATGCGTCGCTTCGACGACACGCTCGGCCTCGATCGCCTGAAGGTCATGCACTTGAACGATTCGAAGACCCCGTTCAATTCGAAGCGCGACCGCCACGAGCTGATCGGCGAAGGCTCGATCGGCGAACGCGGCTTTCGCAACGTCATGAACGACGAGCGACTTGCGCGGGTTCCTAAGATCATCGAGACACCGAAAGGCACCGATCCGACCGCGACCGACGCGAAGATGCTCGAGCGGCTGCGGAGCTACGTCAGCCGCGCGTAA
- a CDS encoding peptidoglycan DD-metalloendopeptidase family protein, whose protein sequence is MTIAFVVALFATPLALHAQDPATRIRAQRDTLERIRREREDLERRASELANSVHDLNEEVSNLDQRADATARIVKTLDAQLASISADVEIATSKVAEAEGELAAKRTALHRRLVDIYKRGPMHSTEALLSARSFGELVARYKYLHTLALHDRALVGRVQELRDEVQRDHDRLVVLQNALEENRSDKAKEEERLRGLEREREGNLSRTRQQAKQVQDRLARLKATEAQLTNTIASIDAERRRTESARPSAPRSASTIKTNDYGKLDWPVEGQLLYTFGKAQTASNTTIRWNGVGIKANADAPVHSVAAGKVVSVKPLGTYGLTVIVDHGGGDYSIYGSLSRAEVREQQTIAKGQTLGYVGVSDPELPAHLHFEIRHAGRDGRPESVDPATWLRDQR, encoded by the coding sequence ATGACGATCGCCTTCGTCGTTGCCCTCTTCGCGACGCCGTTGGCCTTGCACGCCCAGGATCCCGCCACGCGCATTCGCGCGCAGCGCGACACGCTGGAGCGCATCCGCCGCGAGCGCGAGGATCTCGAACGCCGCGCGAGCGAGCTGGCGAATTCCGTTCACGATCTGAACGAGGAAGTCTCCAACCTCGACCAGCGCGCGGACGCCACGGCGCGCATCGTGAAGACGCTGGACGCGCAGCTCGCGAGCATCAGCGCGGACGTCGAGATCGCGACGTCGAAGGTGGCTGAAGCCGAAGGTGAGCTCGCCGCCAAGCGTACCGCCCTGCACCGCCGGCTCGTCGACATCTATAAGCGCGGACCGATGCACTCCACCGAGGCGCTGCTGTCGGCGCGCTCGTTCGGCGAGCTGGTGGCGCGTTATAAGTATCTGCATACGCTGGCCCTGCACGACCGGGCGCTCGTCGGACGCGTGCAAGAGTTGCGCGATGAAGTCCAGCGAGACCACGACCGGCTGGTCGTCTTGCAGAATGCGCTCGAGGAGAATCGCAGCGACAAGGCCAAGGAAGAGGAGCGCCTGCGCGGCCTCGAGCGCGAGCGCGAAGGCAACCTCTCGCGCACGCGGCAGCAGGCGAAGCAAGTCCAGGATCGTCTCGCTCGCCTCAAGGCCACCGAGGCGCAGTTGACGAATACCATCGCCAGCATCGACGCCGAGCGCCGGCGCACCGAAAGCGCGCGGCCGAGCGCTCCGCGCAGCGCCAGCACCATCAAGACCAACGATTACGGCAAGCTGGATTGGCCCGTCGAAGGCCAACTGCTCTACACGTTCGGCAAGGCCCAGACGGCGAGCAACACGACGATTCGCTGGAACGGCGTCGGCATCAAGGCGAACGCGGACGCGCCCGTACATTCCGTCGCCGCGGGCAAGGTCGTGAGCGTCAAGCCGCTTGGAACCTACGGGCTCACGGTGATCGTCGATCACGGCGGCGGCGACTACTCGATCTACGGCTCGCTGTCACGCGCCGAGGTCCGGGAGCAGCAGACGATCGCGAAGGGGCAGACGCTTGGCTACGTCGGGGTTTCGGATCCCGAGCTGCCGGCACACCTCCATTTCGAGATTCGTCATGCGGGCCGCGACGGCCGGCCGGAGTCGGTGGACCCGGCGACGTGGTTGAGGGATCAGCGCTGA
- a CDS encoding permease-like cell division protein FtsX has translation MMHSFKTALTAFRRAPLLSALSVTTIAFSLFAFGLFGLVALNIRNALRQVEERVEIRAFVADGTPVERITLVSDSIARYPEVAKVEIVTQDQALERARKELGEFKDVFEGEFLPASLDVKLKPGFRDPATVRKVADRIRSYEFVDDIRFGEEWITQLYRIRNIAGIAGMALGLAFAAVAVIIIGATIRMAVLSRSREISIMRLVGATDGFIRRPFLIEGSITGILGGTMALVLTYFAMRVLEQYLHFQTAFFDQRLATLGILFGALMGLLGSAVSVGRHLRRV, from the coding sequence ATGATGCACTCGTTCAAGACGGCACTCACCGCCTTTCGTCGCGCGCCGCTGTTGAGCGCGCTCAGCGTCACGACGATCGCCTTCTCGCTCTTCGCGTTCGGCCTGTTCGGCCTCGTCGCGCTCAACATCCGCAACGCGCTGCGCCAGGTGGAGGAGCGCGTCGAGATTCGCGCCTTCGTCGCCGACGGTACGCCGGTCGAGCGGATCACACTCGTGTCGGATTCGATCGCACGCTATCCCGAAGTCGCGAAGGTCGAGATCGTCACGCAGGACCAGGCGCTCGAGCGCGCCCGCAAGGAGCTCGGCGAATTCAAGGACGTGTTCGAGGGCGAGTTTCTGCCCGCCTCGCTCGACGTGAAGCTCAAGCCGGGCTTTCGCGATCCGGCGACCGTCCGCAAGGTGGCTGATAGAATTCGCTCATATGAGTTTGTTGATGACATCCGGTTCGGCGAAGAGTGGATCACGCAGCTCTACCGCATCCGGAACATCGCGGGCATCGCCGGCATGGCGCTCGGTCTCGCCTTCGCGGCCGTCGCCGTGATCATCATCGGCGCGACGATTCGCATGGCCGTCCTGTCGCGCAGCCGCGAGATCTCGATCATGCGGCTCGTCGGAGCGACCGACGGGTTCATTCGCCGGCCGTTCCTCATCGAAGGGTCGATCACGGGCATTCTGGGCGGCACGATGGCGCTCGTGCTCACGTACTTCGCGATGCGCGTGCTCGAGCAATACCTCCATTTCCAGACGGCGTTCTTCGATCAGCGCCTGGCCACGCTTGGCATTCTCTTCGGCGCGCTGATGGGACTGCTCGGCAGCGCGGTGTCCGTCGGCCGCCATCTGCGGCGGGTATGA
- the ftsE gene encoding cell division ATP-binding protein FtsE, whose product MFPELNVPVIRFDKVTHTYPRAAGGAPALRDVSFRVNKGEFVFLTGPSGAGKSTILKLIYMDERPTAGEVRISGYSSTEIKRREVAQLRRRLGIVFQDFRLLEDRTAEQNVAFALEVTGAPRSKIPDKVARVLTQVGLASKATAFPKELSGGEQQRVAFARALVNDPFVLIADEPTGNLDERATRGIFQLLREINSSGTAVLMATHNLELVRSSDFRCIELNHGAIVFDSAEAVVPAIPGVTPASGVPAATAGGK is encoded by the coding sequence ATGTTCCCCGAGCTCAACGTTCCAGTGATTCGCTTCGACAAAGTCACGCACACCTATCCGCGCGCCGCCGGCGGAGCGCCCGCGCTGCGCGACGTCAGCTTTCGCGTCAACAAGGGCGAGTTCGTCTTTTTGACGGGCCCGAGCGGCGCCGGCAAGAGCACGATCCTCAAGCTCATCTACATGGATGAGCGTCCGACGGCCGGCGAAGTACGCATCAGCGGCTACTCCTCGACGGAGATCAAGCGCCGCGAAGTCGCGCAGCTGCGGCGGCGCCTTGGCATCGTGTTTCAGGATTTCCGGTTGCTCGAGGATCGCACGGCGGAGCAGAACGTCGCCTTCGCGCTCGAGGTGACCGGCGCGCCGCGATCGAAAATCCCGGACAAAGTCGCCCGCGTACTGACGCAGGTTGGGCTCGCTTCGAAAGCGACCGCGTTCCCCAAGGAGCTGTCAGGCGGGGAGCAGCAGCGCGTCGCGTTCGCGCGCGCGCTGGTGAACGATCCATTCGTGCTCATCGCCGACGAGCCGACGGGCAATCTGGACGAGCGTGCGACGCGCGGCATCTTCCAGCTGCTGCGCGAGATCAACTCCTCAGGCACCGCCGTGCTGATGGCGACGCACAATCTGGAGCTCGTCCGCAGCTCGGATTTCCGGTGCATCGAGCTCAACCATGGCGCGATCGTGTTTGATTCGGCCGAAGCCGTCGTACCGGCGATTCCGGGCGTGACGCCCGCGTCGGGCGTGCCCGCCGCGACGGCCGGAGGCAAATGA
- a CDS encoding AI-2E family transporter translates to MAEPLSVAPERRRVERRTAPTLAELTLPELRRMMVTTILFVIIVVLFLWMVKTVIIAAILGIIVAMYMRPIYGRLLRRIPNKVVSATITLLMLIVPIAALTAYSYEEIADVAGYIDTHQDEIATKIDASLHRLPFLQNANTGAAVKHYVIVASNYGTNILGSLRSAIVSISIAATIFVFTVYYVMGDAEEIGDYLRQRIPPRYGELSTALENNLRGVLYGAIYSTFLTQTVKSVIILVMCLIFGVPLAGVLAILSFIIGFFPIVGSWSVYLPVAAWLAIFADSPGRGIAMVVIGFFVNTVYISTFLRPKIAAERSKVLNFYWMLVALITGVYTFGLVGILLGPMLIGLLKAILDTITSQPGWNWGESGADVVLASPQN, encoded by the coding sequence ATGGCCGAACCATTGTCCGTCGCGCCCGAGCGCCGACGGGTCGAACGCCGCACCGCACCCACGCTGGCCGAGCTCACGCTGCCCGAGCTTCGCCGGATGATGGTCACGACGATCCTGTTCGTGATCATCGTCGTGCTCTTCCTGTGGATGGTGAAGACCGTCATCATCGCCGCGATCCTCGGGATCATCGTCGCGATGTACATGCGGCCCATCTACGGCCGGCTGCTGCGACGAATTCCCAACAAGGTCGTGTCCGCGACGATCACGCTGCTCATGCTGATCGTTCCCATCGCGGCGCTCACCGCGTATAGCTACGAAGAGATCGCGGACGTCGCGGGCTACATCGACACGCACCAGGACGAGATCGCGACCAAGATCGACGCGTCGCTCCATCGGCTGCCGTTTCTTCAGAACGCCAACACGGGCGCGGCGGTCAAGCATTACGTCATCGTCGCGTCCAACTACGGCACCAACATCCTGGGCTCGCTGCGGTCGGCGATCGTGAGCATCTCGATCGCCGCGACGATCTTCGTCTTCACCGTCTACTACGTGATGGGCGACGCCGAGGAGATCGGTGACTATCTGCGGCAGCGAATTCCGCCGCGGTACGGCGAGCTCTCGACGGCGCTCGAGAACAATCTGCGCGGCGTGTTGTACGGCGCGATCTACTCGACGTTCCTCACGCAGACCGTGAAGTCGGTGATCATCCTGGTGATGTGCCTGATCTTCGGCGTTCCGCTCGCCGGCGTGCTGGCCATATTGTCGTTCATCATCGGGTTCTTCCCGATCGTCGGCTCGTGGAGCGTGTACCTGCCGGTCGCGGCGTGGCTCGCGATCTTCGCCGACTCGCCCGGGCGCGGCATCGCGATGGTGGTGATCGGCTTCTTCGTCAATACGGTGTACATCTCGACGTTCCTGCGGCCGAAGATCGCCGCTGAACGGTCGAAGGTGCTGAATTTCTACTGGATGCTCGTGGCGCTCATCACGGGCGTCTACACGTTCGGCCTCGTCGGCATCCTGCTTGGCCCCATGTTGATCGGGCTGCTGAAAGCGATTCTCGATACGATCACGTCGCAGCCGGGCTGGAACTGGGGCGAGAGCGGGGCGGACGTCGTGCTCGCTTCGCCGCAGAATTGA